One genomic window of Mercenaria mercenaria strain notata chromosome 2, MADL_Memer_1, whole genome shotgun sequence includes the following:
- the LOC128548959 gene encoding uncharacterized protein LOC128548959, translating to MTVDSFILALRRFFSRRAIPKIIMSDNALTYISTAKLLKTEILGTYGITWKFIPHNAPWYGGWWERLIGVTKTSIKKVLGKSLVSLEVLQTIVTEVECIVNDRPLTHISTDPTDEEPLTPSHLLYGRRITSPVYPDDQEATADDISTILQTNFTGLSLQRLNTLGRDGSMNISHLCDSFIRCLAIMAILLRLET from the coding sequence ATGACAGTAGACTCTTTTATTTTGGCTCTACGACGTTTCTTTAGCAGGAGAGCAATACCAAAAATCATTATGTCGGACAATGCCCTGACGTACATCTCCACTGCCAAACTACTGAAGACAGAGATCCTTGGGACATACGGTATTACATGGAAGTTTATCCCACACAATGCCCCATGGTACGGAGGCTGGTGGGAGAGGCTCATTGGCGTTACTAAGACATCCATTAAGAAAGTACTCGGGAAATCACTGGTGAGTTTGGAAGTTCTGCAAACTATTGTTACAGAAGTAGAATGTATCGTCAATGACCGCCCACTCACGCACATTTCTACAGACCCCACTGATGAGGAACCTCTTACCCCTTCCCATCTGCTGTATGGGCGCAGAATTACCTCCCCTGTTTACCCAGACGATCAAGAAGCcacagcagacgacatttccacaATTCTGCAGACAAACTTTACAGGTTTAAGTCTGCAACGATTGAACACTTTGGGTCGAGATGGAAGCATGAATATCTCACATCTTTGCGACAGTTTCATAAGATGTCTGGCAATCATGGCGATACTGTTACGGTTGGAGACGTAG
- the LOC128548961 gene encoding uncharacterized protein LOC128548961: MTLHVQEELNLEKFWEVESMGVEQKTKYQGCDEYTRQYQDTCITYDNGQYVARLPGKMIHPSLPSNELISRRRIVSVVNRLRKEPNCLQKYSEIMNEQEQRGFVEKIVDDPSRPNTTVHYIPHHPVKKESATTPIRIVYDCSCKSTQHFPSLNDCLMNTPPQLNDLTSILLRFRYHKFAVSTDIEKAFLNISLHPDDRDVTRFFWLSDPSNPDSPHQAYRFKSVLFGATCSPFILTPPL, from the coding sequence ATGACTTTGCACGTGCAGGAGGAATTGAATTTAGAGAAGTTTTGGGAAGTAGAATCTATGGGAGTGGAACAGAAGACTAAATACCAAGGATGCGACGAATATACCAGACAATACCAAGACACATGCATTACATACGATAACGGACAGTACGTCGCAAGATTACCTGGAAAGATGATTCATCCATCTCTACCCAGTAATGAACTGATAAGCCGGCGCAGAATAGTGAGTGTAGTCAACAGACTGAGAAAAGAACCGAACTGCCTGCAGAAGTATAGTGAGATTATGAATGAACAGGAGCAGAGAGGATTTGTAGAGAAGATAGTAGATGACCCATCTAGACCAAATACGACAGTACATTACATTCCCCACCACCCTGTGAAAAAAGAGTCAGCAACCACACCCATACGGATTGTATACGACTGCAGTTGTAAGTCAACCCAACATTTCCCAAGTTTGAATGATTGCCTGATGAATACCCCACCACAGCTAAACGACTTGACGTCAATATTACTACGCTTCCGATACCATAAATTTGCAGTTTCCACCGATATTGAGAAGGCGTTTTTGAACATCAGTTTGCATCCAGACGACCGTgacgtcacaagatttttttgGCTATCAGATCCAAGCAATCCAGACAGTCCACATCAGGCATATCGGTTCAAGTCGGTGCTATTTGGAGCAACATGCTCGCCATTCATATTAACGCCACCATTATGA